The genomic region GTTCGTTCGCCTAGGGCTTGAAATTGTAAGCGAACACCAGGAAGAATCGCACCACCAACGAGCGTGCGATCGCCGTTTGCACCCGTGAAAGTTAACGCAGTTCCAGCATCAATAACGAGCGCAGGGAAACCCCATGTTGCGCCTGCGCCCCATAAAGCTAAGGCACGATCAATTCCCAATGTCGGATAAACTCCTTGTAGTGGAACTTGCGCTAATGTTATTTCGTGAAGATTGGGATATGTTCGCCAAATTGCCGTTTGGCTGGGAACAACTGAAGCTATGTAAATAGGTGGTGAGGTGATATTAATCGCTCTAGGAGCTAAAATTTCTTGAGAAAAATCGGTAATATCATGACAGCTTGCGAGTTTTTGCACAATTGATGCAGGTAAATACGCAGTATCCCAAGCTGCTTGCAGCCTTTCTG from Chroogloeocystis siderophila 5.2 s.c.1 harbors:
- a CDS encoding pantothenate kinase — encoded protein: MSKSHWLALVIGNSRLHWAWFNAERLQAAWDTAYLPASIVQKLASCHDITDFSQEILAPRAINITSPPIYIASVVPSQTAIWRTYPNLHEITLAQVPLQGVYPTLGIDRALALWGAGATWGFPALVIDAGTALTFTGANGDRTLVGGAILPGVRLQFQALGERTAGLPLVDPQELLSPRWGLSTPTSIQSGVMYTLIAGIKDFVNAWWQEFPASCVAITGGDRTLILNCFQLQHPDIAAKITSAPHLIFQGICCYWASLEE